The following proteins are encoded in a genomic region of Gimesia algae:
- a CDS encoding tetratricopeptide repeat protein, translating into MRNTEKYLRCLILLLALLGVQTVSRAADRSIQNFVSQREKWDKLLGVPQTLEGRISTFNSLSLRFRNCPIPFYYAGKTPKLDNSVQNVEVTGQLARENGRILFKITNLKKMPDDMEYFVTEESKIDLTDPREWYSLGDWASNRAEFYNDDELKKKAQEAYRKGVKAEYNQLIVKQPETLLKLANRVREYKLNPQFSRELEHEALVLEWKELQKQPQADEKPLLSQILKFFPTAKTPQDKDNPPERQQYLKNQNEVFQKSDEVKQNRLMRWFYAEIVLNSILKNLAKGGSNGFEIAAAIAKELPERTDLVQNYQNMQLDFDFNRVDELPRQYLLDLSQEFQRRGNKDKARQTLVNWIESRRKKLDPNDADGRVRLARDLIELTDDKETAAKVLLRAWELNPKSTEASILLARLGFMLQKDHWLNPQEVKEFRDDPIRKAIRNGTVVAGMNRDQVKKVLGAPSQIGRSISGGKINELWIYGEASNQSLVIQLSRKRRSDELTVVRIRNAQISPAPLPEAADTVE; encoded by the coding sequence ATGAGGAACACAGAAAAGTACCTGCGATGCTTAATCCTGTTGCTGGCTTTGCTCGGCGTTCAGACTGTTTCCCGTGCCGCCGACCGCAGCATTCAGAATTTTGTCAGCCAGCGCGAAAAATGGGATAAGCTGCTTGGAGTCCCCCAGACGCTGGAAGGCAGGATCTCCACTTTCAATTCGCTGTCCCTGCGATTTCGCAACTGCCCGATCCCTTTTTATTATGCCGGCAAGACTCCGAAGCTGGATAACTCCGTGCAAAATGTGGAAGTCACCGGACAACTGGCGCGAGAGAATGGTCGCATCCTGTTCAAGATTACCAACCTGAAAAAAATGCCGGACGACATGGAGTATTTCGTCACGGAAGAATCCAAAATTGATCTGACCGATCCGCGCGAATGGTATTCCCTGGGAGACTGGGCCAGCAACCGGGCAGAATTTTATAACGATGACGAACTGAAAAAAAAGGCACAGGAAGCGTATCGCAAGGGAGTGAAAGCGGAGTATAACCAGCTGATCGTCAAGCAACCGGAAACCCTGCTTAAGCTGGCTAACCGTGTTCGCGAATACAAGCTGAATCCACAATTCTCTCGGGAACTGGAGCACGAGGCACTGGTACTCGAATGGAAAGAACTGCAGAAACAACCCCAGGCGGATGAGAAGCCGCTGCTCAGTCAGATTCTGAAATTCTTCCCGACCGCGAAAACACCTCAAGACAAAGATAATCCCCCGGAACGCCAGCAGTACCTGAAAAATCAGAACGAGGTTTTTCAGAAGTCAGACGAGGTAAAACAAAACCGATTAATGCGCTGGTTCTATGCTGAGATCGTGCTCAACAGCATTCTGAAAAACCTGGCGAAAGGGGGGAGCAACGGTTTTGAAATTGCGGCGGCCATTGCCAAAGAACTTCCGGAACGGACTGATCTGGTTCAGAATTATCAGAATATGCAGCTCGATTTCGATTTTAATCGTGTTGACGAATTACCACGACAGTATCTGCTTGATCTGTCCCAGGAATTTCAGAGGCGGGGAAATAAAGACAAAGCCAGGCAGACGCTGGTAAACTGGATTGAATCCCGCCGTAAAAAACTGGATCCTAACGATGCAGATGGCCGTGTGCGGCTGGCCCGTGATCTGATAGAGCTGACCGACGATAAAGAGACCGCTGCCAAAGTGTTGTTGCGCGCCTGGGAATTGAATCCCAAATCGACGGAAGCATCCATCCTGCTGGCAAGACTGGGATTCATGTTGCAGAAAGATCATTGGCTTAACCCGCAAGAAGTCAAAGAGTTTCGGGATGACCCCATTCGCAAAGCGATTCGAAACGGGACTGTGGTCGCAGGGATGAACCGGGATCAGGTGAAAAAAGTACTGGGGGCACCCAGCCAGATTGGCCGGAGTATCTCGGGCGGGAAAATCAACGAACTTTGGATTTATGGGGAAGCCAGTAATCAGTCACTGGTGATTCAACTCTCCCGCAAACGTCGTTCTGATGAATTGACGGTGGTCCGGATTCGGAACGCACAGATATCCCCGGCTCCCCTGCCGGAAGCAGCCGATACGGTTGAATAG